In the genome of Roseofilum reptotaenium CS-1145, the window TTGTCAAGCTTGGGCTGTATTTGTGCGACTAGACGATCGTCAAACCTCATTCGACTAATGTCGAGATAAAATCGTAGGCTGTCGTGGGTGTACAGCCAGTCTTGATAACGTTGCCAGAGGGTTGCTGCATCCATAACCAGTCTTCTCCAAAGGGTTGAGGCATTGTCGGCGATCGCCGATCGAAACAAGGTAATCAGAGGTTACTTAAAACTCTCCTAGACACCATACCGTTTAGATCTCCGGTTTGGGTAGAATCCGGAGAAATTTAACAATTTGCCCCATGACGGCGATCGCAATCAGATATTCTCCAATCGTAAAATGATAGAACATCGGCTCTGGGCCAAGTCGATGCAGTTTCGGCAGGTCTTCTAGGCGTTTGAGGCTCAGGAACTCAGTAAATACAAAGCGATAAATTGTTTCATAGCTACTCTTTTCCTTTTTCTGTAACTTTTGTAGATCTTGGAGAAAGCTACGGTGATAGAGCAGTTGGTATTGGGTGGATGATAGTGTGGAGGAGTGAGCCACAGTCATAGGATTTGCACCTGTGCCAGCGATCGAGGATTGGTTTATTATGGATTATTATGGATGATGCAAAAACCCTAGAGCTTCTTCGCGATTCATGAAATCACCGGGTTTGATTGTATCCATGGTTGCGTGCATCATGGTCAGTACATAGACATCTGCACTCAGAGGAGCTAAAAAAGCCCAAACTTGATTTAAGTATTCTTCCGGAAGTCCATCGACGAGATCGTGGATCTGTTGTCGTTTCTTCGTATCAATCATACCCTTGACATAGGAGGTCTGCATTGCCTCCCCCATTCTAACCCCTAGGGCGATCCAATTTCATCTAAGTTGCGAATTACAGGTGTGGGGGGATTAGAGGAACTAGAATTAGGGGAATTAAAGATAGCATTGATGGCTCTCTCCAGGGTGTTAGCCATAACAATTTGGTTGTCATAGGCAACAATCACTCGGACTAAGGTCGGTAAGCTATTTTGTTCGGCTTCCAAATAGAGGGGTTCGACGTAAAGCAAAGATTTTTCAATGGGAATAACGAGGAGGTTTCCCTGAATAGCTTTTGATCCCTGCCGGTTCCAGAGAGAGATTTGACGGGAAATTTCTGGGTCTTGATTAATCAGAGCATCAATTTGTTCTGGCCCATAAACAAGCTGCTGTTTCGAGAATTGATAGAGCAAAAGTTTGCCATAATTTTCTCCATCTGAACGACCCGCTAACCAAGCAATTAAGTTATTGCGACTTGCAGGAGTAAAGGGATGAAGTAAGATGAATTCTTCCCGATTTTCAGTCGGCAACTTCATGATTAAATAATAAGGTTCTACGGTTTGCGGTTGACC includes:
- a CDS encoding cytotoxic translational repressor of toxin-antitoxin stability system, which encodes MTVAHSSTLSSTQYQLLYHRSFLQDLQKLQKKEKSSYETIYRFVFTEFLSLKRLEDLPKLHRLGPEPMFYHFTIGEYLIAIAVMGQIVKFLRILPKPEI